A genomic stretch from Antarcticibacterium flavum includes:
- a CDS encoding porin family protein, translated as MKKSLLLIAIALFGFTTMQAQEYVMFGAKGGVNFSTFSGDGVNAFNDPDGRTSFHLGLIAEIPLSERFSIQPEVLYSGQGYDIADRNNANDIEYQLDYINVPVIAKVYLTEGLALEAGPQVGFLVNSEIDGNPSSTNDEFSVSLDEEQFNTVDFSVALGASYKFRGGFFVNGRYNIGLTDIYDDSFRNNIFSGADAKHSVIQAGIGFMF; from the coding sequence ATGAAAAAGTCACTTTTATTAATTGCAATAGCATTGTTTGGTTTCACTACAATGCAGGCACAGGAATATGTAATGTTTGGAGCAAAAGGTGGTGTGAACTTCTCTACCTTCTCCGGTGATGGAGTGAATGCTTTTAACGATCCAGATGGCAGAACATCTTTTCATTTAGGGTTAATTGCAGAAATTCCATTAAGCGAACGATTTTCTATACAGCCCGAGGTACTGTATTCCGGGCAGGGGTATGACATTGCAGACAGGAATAATGCCAATGATATAGAATATCAATTGGATTATATTAATGTACCTGTAATTGCAAAAGTTTATCTTACAGAAGGATTGGCATTGGAAGCCGGTCCACAAGTAGGTTTCCTAGTAAATAGTGAAATCGATGGCAATCCTTCATCAACTAATGATGAATTTTCCGTTTCTCTGGATGAAGAGCAGTTTAATACAGTGGACTTTAGTGTGGCCCTTGGTGCTTCATATAAGTTTAGAGGAGGATTCTTCGTAAATGGACGTTATAATATTGGTTTAACTGATATTTATGATGACAGCTTTAGAAACAATATATTTTCTGGAGCAGATGCAAAACATTCTGTAATTCAAGCAGGAATTGGATTCATGTTCTAG
- a CDS encoding aldo/keto reductase: protein MKTLNFRNGDEMPAIGLGTWKSGKGEVGKAVKAAVQSGYRHIDCAATYGNEAEIGEALAEVFKEGKVKREDLWITSKLWNNAHKKEDVIPALKKTLKDLQLDYLDLYLIHWPVAFKPEVAAPQKDDDYLSLEEALIIETWNMMLKAKEHGLVKHTGVSNFSIAKLEDLMEETNDIPEMNQVEIHPYLQQDELLEFCSKHDIHLTGYSPLGSGDRPDAMKASNEPSLLENKVITGIAKRHGATPGQVLIKWHLIRGTAVIPKSTNPERIQENIESTGVNLNESDLQEISQLDKHFRYVNGEFFVTKGNPYSNIFDEDDYREK from the coding sequence ATGAAGACATTAAATTTTAGAAACGGCGATGAAATGCCTGCAATTGGGCTGGGAACCTGGAAATCTGGAAAAGGAGAAGTTGGTAAGGCCGTAAAGGCGGCAGTCCAAAGCGGCTACAGGCACATCGATTGTGCGGCCACTTATGGAAACGAAGCTGAAATTGGAGAAGCCCTTGCAGAAGTTTTTAAGGAGGGTAAGGTGAAAAGAGAGGACTTGTGGATCACTTCCAAACTGTGGAATAATGCCCATAAAAAGGAAGATGTGATCCCTGCTTTAAAGAAGACTTTAAAAGATCTTCAATTAGATTACCTCGACCTCTACCTAATTCACTGGCCGGTAGCATTTAAGCCAGAGGTTGCCGCACCTCAAAAGGATGATGATTATCTTTCCCTGGAAGAGGCACTTATAATAGAGACCTGGAATATGATGCTAAAGGCAAAGGAGCATGGTTTGGTAAAGCATACAGGAGTATCCAATTTTAGTATAGCAAAACTGGAGGACCTTATGGAGGAAACCAATGATATTCCTGAAATGAACCAGGTAGAGATCCATCCATACCTTCAACAGGATGAATTGCTGGAATTTTGCAGCAAACATGATATACACCTCACCGGCTATTCACCACTTGGCAGTGGTGACCGGCCCGATGCCATGAAAGCTTCCAACGAACCTTCCCTGCTGGAGAACAAGGTGATTACCGGAATCGCCAAAAGACACGGCGCAACTCCCGGACAGGTATTAATAAAATGGCACCTCATTAGAGGAACTGCCGTAATTCCTAAATCTACGAATCCCGAAAGAATACAGGAGAATATTGAAAGTACAGGAGTCAACCTCAATGAAAGTGATTTGCAGGAGATCTCCCAACTGGACAAGCATTTTCGCTATGTAAACGGGGAGTTTTTTGTAACAAAAGGCAATCCTTATTCCAATATTTTTGATGAAGATGATTATAGGGAGAAGTAG
- a CDS encoding cysteine desulfurase family protein — MKKVYLDSAATTQMRDEVIEKMITVMKENYGNPSSTHAYGRSSKSLIENARKTVAGILNVSASEIIFTSGGTEADNLALNSAIRDLGVKRIITSRIEHHAVLYTVDQLKKCFEVEVEYVGLDEKGQVKLSHLEELLQNSEAKTLVSLMHVNNEIGNILDIEAAGQICKKYNALFHCDTVQSIGHFKLDLQALPVDFTAVSAHKFHGPKGVGFAFVRKNSGLKPLIFGGEQERGQRAGTESVHNIVGLEEALKIAYSNLEEEKEYVASLKGYFIEQLKENIPGVKFNGLCEDPDNSTYTLINVCLPVTQEKALMLLFQLDLKGIACSKGSACQSGSDKGSHVLSAFLPEEDLQKPSLRFSMSHYNTREEVDYVVEVLREFVEA; from the coding sequence ATGAAAAAAGTATACCTCGACAGCGCTGCCACCACCCAAATGCGGGATGAAGTCATTGAAAAAATGATTACCGTAATGAAAGAAAATTACGGAAACCCTTCATCTACACATGCATATGGAAGGTCATCTAAATCCTTAATTGAAAATGCCCGAAAGACAGTTGCCGGCATTTTAAATGTTTCTGCTTCTGAAATTATTTTTACTTCAGGAGGTACAGAGGCAGATAACCTGGCTCTTAATTCGGCCATACGAGACCTGGGTGTAAAAAGGATCATCACCTCAAGGATAGAACATCATGCCGTTCTTTATACCGTAGACCAATTAAAGAAATGTTTTGAGGTTGAGGTGGAATATGTAGGCCTTGATGAAAAGGGACAGGTGAAATTGTCCCATCTGGAGGAACTACTGCAAAATTCGGAAGCCAAAACCCTGGTGAGCTTAATGCACGTGAATAATGAAATTGGGAATATTCTGGATATTGAAGCGGCAGGTCAAATTTGCAAAAAATATAATGCGCTATTTCACTGTGATACAGTACAATCAATAGGCCATTTTAAACTGGACCTTCAAGCCTTGCCTGTGGATTTCACAGCAGTGAGTGCCCATAAATTCCATGGACCAAAAGGGGTGGGATTTGCTTTTGTGAGAAAGAACAGCGGACTTAAACCTCTTATCTTTGGAGGGGAGCAGGAGCGGGGACAACGTGCCGGTACAGAGAGTGTTCATAATATCGTGGGCCTGGAAGAAGCGCTTAAAATAGCATATAGTAACCTGGAAGAGGAAAAGGAATATGTAGCTTCGCTTAAAGGATATTTTATCGAGCAGTTAAAAGAAAATATTCCGGGAGTAAAGTTTAATGGGCTATGTGAAGATCCCGATAATAGTACTTACACTTTAATCAATGTTTGTCTACCGGTCACCCAGGAAAAAGCGCTTATGCTTTTGTTCCAGTTGGATCTAAAAGGTATTGCCTGTTCCAAAGGTAGCGCCTGCCAGAGCGGGAGCGATAAGGGTTCCCACGTGTTAAGTGCTTTCCTTCCTGAAGAAGACCTTCAAAAACCATCCTTGAGGTTCTCTATGTCCCATTATAACACACGGGAAGAGGTAGATTACGTGGTGGAGGTGCTAAGGGAGTTTGTTGAAGCGTAG
- the xerD gene encoding site-specific tyrosine recombinase XerD — protein sequence MNWYQALKDFKEHLQIERGLSTNSIESYSLDISKLINYLEQNDVAVSPTKIEREDLQNFIYEVAKLLNARSQSRLISGLKSFFNYLIFEGYRDANPMELVESPKIGRKLPDTLSLPEIDRLIAAIDLSTNEGERNRAIIETLYGCGLRVSEVINLRLSDLYFKEGFIKVTGKGNKERFVPVGEITQQYIEEYVSNTRRNVPVKPTFTDIVFLNRRGRMLTRAMIFTIVKNLALVANLQKNISPHTFRHSFATHLLENGADLRSIQQMLGHESITTTEIYMHVDKSHLREVISNYHPRSNY from the coding sequence ATGAACTGGTATCAAGCACTAAAGGATTTTAAGGAGCACCTGCAGATAGAGCGGGGCCTTTCAACGAATTCTATTGAAAGTTATTCCTTGGACATTTCCAAACTTATTAACTATTTGGAACAAAATGATGTAGCCGTTTCTCCTACAAAAATTGAAAGAGAGGACCTTCAAAATTTTATTTATGAGGTTGCAAAATTGCTGAATGCCCGCTCACAATCCCGTTTAATTTCAGGATTAAAAAGTTTTTTCAACTACCTGATTTTTGAAGGTTACAGGGATGCCAACCCTATGGAACTTGTGGAATCCCCAAAAATAGGAAGAAAGTTACCAGATACACTTTCTCTTCCTGAAATTGACAGGCTAATAGCAGCCATAGACCTTTCAACTAATGAAGGCGAACGCAACCGCGCGATCATAGAGACCCTCTACGGCTGCGGATTAAGGGTTTCTGAAGTGATCAATCTTAGGTTAAGTGATCTTTATTTTAAAGAAGGTTTTATCAAGGTTACCGGTAAGGGAAATAAAGAACGCTTCGTTCCGGTTGGGGAAATAACACAACAGTATATTGAAGAATATGTTTCAAACACCCGTAGAAATGTCCCGGTAAAACCCACTTTTACTGATATTGTCTTTCTCAACAGGCGCGGGAGAATGCTAACCCGCGCTATGATCTTTACCATCGTTAAAAACCTTGCGCTTGTGGCAAACCTTCAAAAGAATATAAGTCCGCACACCTTCAGGCACTCATTTGCAACCCATCTTCTTGAAAACGGGGCCGATCTAAGGTCTATTCAACAAATGCTGGGGCACGAAAGTATCACCACCACCGAGATCTATATGCACGTGGACAAAAGTCATTTGCGCGAGGTAATAAGCAATTATCATCCACGTAGCAATTATTAA
- a CDS encoding cell division protein ZapA, producing MSDSLKIKLSIADRVYPLTIKSHQEEGLRKAAKKIEAMIKQFEQSYAVRDKQDVLAMCALQFAAQTEQKSIDNQSEVELAEEKLRSLNELLQQHLTT from the coding sequence ATGTCGGATTCGCTGAAAATAAAATTATCAATTGCAGACAGGGTTTACCCCCTTACCATAAAATCCCATCAGGAAGAAGGGCTTCGTAAGGCTGCAAAAAAAATTGAGGCGATGATCAAGCAATTTGAGCAGAGTTATGCCGTTAGGGATAAGCAGGATGTGCTGGCGATGTGTGCCTTGCAGTTTGCAGCCCAAACCGAGCAAAAAAGTATAGATAATCAAAGTGAAGTGGAACTTGCAGAAGAGAAATTGAGATCCCTCAATGAACTGCTGCAGCAACACTTAACCACTTAA
- a CDS encoding M23 family metallopeptidase, giving the protein MTKKIFTLFSLIITSGLWAQPQVPEEYFQEPLDVPLVLSGTFGELRSNHFHSGLDIKTQQREGLNVIAAAGGFVSRINVQHYGYGKALYIQHPNGYTTVYGHLKEFSPEIEAYIKKIQYAQESYEVEIYPEAGVLPVNQGDLVAYSGNTGGSGGPHLHFEIRDGNQRPMNPKLFGINVKDSQPPTINSLYAYPIGEDAHVNGSTRRQRIRLIPLNDGSFRTEQIDACGEIGFGISAIDKQDAAANNNGVYRVQANLNGDVVFDMNMDRFSFNESRHLNQLIDYEYYANNRSRVKKLFVGPNNHLSIYNTVVDRGIVNVQDSLNYIYSIKVTDFSGNEKMVRVQIQGKQPAVKPEKRQPETDYFVQANQAFNVDENGIDAYIPKGSLYDDTYLDIKFQGDTIYFHKDDTPIHSNITLGFNVSDYPQEEREKMFIARLGYGGRPSYNSTTKKGDRFTTGIRTFGTYTLAKDTRPPSITPVNFKNGQWISGNSTLVIRIADDLSGIKSYRATVNGKFILMEYEYKNNTLTHKFSDGVVTDTENNLKVIVTDNVGNSSTYEATFFRK; this is encoded by the coding sequence ATGACGAAGAAAATTTTTACCCTTTTTTCACTGATAATAACTAGCGGCCTATGGGCACAACCTCAGGTTCCCGAAGAATACTTCCAGGAGCCGCTGGATGTTCCCCTGGTACTCTCAGGCACATTTGGCGAATTAAGGTCTAATCACTTTCACAGTGGCCTGGATATTAAAACCCAGCAACGGGAAGGCCTCAATGTGATTGCTGCTGCAGGAGGCTTTGTAAGCAGGATCAACGTACAGCATTATGGATACGGGAAAGCACTTTATATCCAGCACCCAAACGGCTACACCACGGTCTATGGCCATTTAAAAGAATTCTCCCCGGAAATTGAAGCTTATATAAAGAAAATTCAATACGCACAGGAAAGCTATGAAGTAGAAATCTACCCTGAAGCAGGTGTCCTGCCGGTTAACCAGGGAGACCTTGTTGCTTACAGCGGGAATACAGGAGGTAGTGGCGGGCCACACCTTCACTTCGAAATACGGGATGGCAATCAAAGGCCTATGAACCCAAAATTATTCGGGATCAATGTAAAGGATTCCCAGCCACCAACCATCAATAGCTTATATGCATATCCTATTGGGGAAGATGCGCATGTGAACGGCTCTACCCGCAGGCAAAGGATAAGGCTTATTCCTTTGAATGACGGCTCCTTCAGGACAGAACAAATAGACGCTTGTGGAGAAATTGGTTTTGGGATCTCTGCCATTGATAAGCAGGATGCTGCGGCAAATAATAACGGGGTTTACAGGGTCCAGGCCAACCTTAACGGGGATGTTGTTTTTGATATGAATATGGACCGGTTCTCATTTAATGAATCAAGACATCTTAACCAGCTTATAGATTATGAGTATTATGCAAATAACCGCAGCAGGGTTAAAAAGCTTTTTGTGGGACCAAATAATCACCTGAGCATCTATAACACTGTAGTAGATCGCGGAATTGTCAATGTACAGGACAGCCTTAATTATATTTACAGTATAAAGGTAACCGACTTTTCCGGAAATGAAAAGATGGTAAGAGTACAGATCCAGGGAAAACAACCTGCTGTTAAACCCGAAAAACGCCAACCTGAAACCGATTATTTCGTTCAGGCTAACCAGGCTTTTAATGTAGATGAGAACGGTATTGATGCTTACATTCCAAAGGGCAGCCTGTATGATGACACCTACCTGGACATAAAATTCCAGGGAGACACTATATATTTCCATAAAGATGACACTCCCATTCACAGTAACATCACCCTTGGATTTAATGTAAGCGATTACCCGCAAGAAGAAAGAGAGAAAATGTTTATTGCCCGTCTTGGTTACGGGGGCAGGCCTTCCTATAACTCCACTACAAAAAAAGGTGACAGGTTTACTACAGGAATTAGGACCTTTGGCACCTATACCCTGGCAAAAGACACCAGGCCACCTTCCATCACTCCGGTCAATTTTAAGAACGGCCAGTGGATCTCGGGGAACAGCACCCTGGTGATACGTATAGCCGATGATCTTTCAGGAATAAAGAGCTACAGGGCCACGGTAAACGGAAAGTTCATTCTAATGGAATATGAATACAAGAACAATACCCTCACTCATAAATTTAGTGACGGTGTTGTTACTGATACCGAGAATAATCTTAAAGTGATAGTTACCGATAATGTTGGGAACAGCTCCACTTATGAGGCTACTTTTTTTAGGAAGTAG